The following are encoded in a window of Mycobacterium sp. ELW1 genomic DNA:
- a CDS encoding AMP-binding protein, which translates to MGRSVNLFATLDQAAARFADRGAVYRGEQQLHTWSELRQRALRLAASLRRVHAPGQRIAIASENRAEIIELFYGVWAAECVVVPVNFKLHPREMAQILEDCGAAKVFASPKIAADLTPYSPVDVERIGGPDYDRLFTAPPAEVPVTDPSTLAWLFYTSGTTGRSKGAMLSHRSLTAMTVAHLADIDSPDENCSLLHAAPMSHGSGLYIAPYVLRGVRQVVSASGAFDPDEFLDLCAAYPGSSAFLAPTMIQRLVDTGREAPATLRMIVYGGGPMYVDGLKKAMAAFGPVFAQIYGQGESPMTITGLRRDDHELADDAILGSVGYPRAGVEVAVLRADGGRAEPGQIGEIVCRGDVVMSGYWNNPEATRDTVRQGWLYTGDMGSFDDRGYLTLHDRSKDVVISGGSNIYPREVEEALLEHPDVAEACVVGAPDPEWGEVVVAFVVGSAAGPTLDAHLLDRIARFKRPKRYVFVDELPKNSYGKVLKRELRARLG; encoded by the coding sequence GTGGGTCGCTCGGTGAACCTGTTCGCCACCCTCGATCAGGCCGCGGCCCGGTTCGCCGACCGCGGCGCGGTCTACCGCGGCGAGCAGCAGCTGCACACCTGGAGCGAGCTCAGGCAGCGGGCGCTGCGATTGGCCGCATCGCTTCGGCGCGTCCACGCACCAGGCCAGCGGATCGCTATCGCCAGCGAGAACCGCGCGGAAATCATCGAACTGTTCTACGGGGTGTGGGCGGCCGAATGTGTCGTCGTCCCGGTCAACTTCAAGCTCCATCCCCGCGAGATGGCACAGATTCTCGAAGACTGCGGTGCGGCAAAGGTATTCGCATCCCCGAAGATCGCGGCCGATCTGACGCCGTACAGCCCGGTCGACGTCGAGCGGATCGGTGGCCCGGACTACGACCGGCTGTTCACCGCCCCGCCCGCCGAAGTCCCGGTGACCGACCCGTCGACGCTGGCGTGGCTCTTCTACACCAGCGGCACCACCGGTCGCTCCAAAGGAGCGATGCTGTCCCATCGCAGCCTCACCGCGATGACGGTGGCGCACCTGGCCGACATCGATTCCCCGGATGAGAATTGCAGCCTGCTGCACGCCGCCCCGATGTCGCACGGCTCCGGTCTCTACATCGCGCCCTACGTGCTGCGCGGCGTGCGGCAGGTGGTTTCGGCATCCGGCGCGTTCGACCCGGACGAGTTTCTCGATCTCTGCGCGGCATATCCGGGATCGTCGGCGTTCCTGGCTCCCACGATGATTCAGCGCCTGGTCGACACCGGGCGCGAGGCACCCGCCACCCTGCGGATGATCGTGTACGGCGGCGGCCCGATGTACGTCGACGGCCTCAAGAAAGCGATGGCCGCGTTCGGGCCGGTCTTCGCGCAGATCTACGGCCAGGGTGAATCTCCGATGACGATCACCGGATTGCGGCGCGACGACCACGAACTCGCCGACGACGCGATCCTCGGGTCGGTGGGATACCCCCGGGCCGGGGTCGAGGTGGCAGTGCTGCGCGCGGACGGCGGTCGCGCCGAGCCGGGCCAGATCGGTGAGATCGTGTGCCGGGGCGACGTGGTGATGTCCGGGTATTGGAATAACCCGGAGGCCACCCGCGACACCGTCAGGCAGGGCTGGCTGTACACCGGGGACATGGGCTCGTTCGACGACCGTGGCTACCTGACCTTGCACGACCGCTCCAAGGACGTGGTGATCAGCGGTGGTAGCAACATCTATCCGCGGGAGGTGGAGGAGGCGCTGCTGGAGCATCCGGACGTCGCCGAGGCCTGCGTGGTCGGTGCGCCGGATCCGGAATGGGGGGAGGTCGTCGTGGCGTTCGTCGTGGGCTCCGCTGCCGGCCCGACGCTCGACGCCCACCTGCTGGACCGGATCGCCCGGTTCAAGCGGCCCAAGCGCTACGTCTTCGTCGACGAACTGCCGAAGAACAGCTACGGCAAGGTGCTCAAGCGCGAATTGCGCGCCCGGCTCGGGTAA
- a CDS encoding NlpC/P60 family protein: MFAIATLMTLISQVSGTPYVPGGDTPAGTDCSGLASWVSNVATGRPAFGSRFHTGNEESALLARGFHYGTAPNSLVIGWNGSHTAVTLPDGTPVSSGEGGGVRVGGGGAYQPQFTHHMYLPMPAEDMQDPLAPPAPDAPPPAPDAPVFVDAINAPPPPAEVPPPAPEIVPVSADIAPPPGDSVPQPA; encoded by the coding sequence ATGTTTGCAATCGCGACGTTGATGACTCTGATCAGTCAGGTGTCAGGCACGCCGTACGTCCCCGGCGGGGACACACCGGCTGGCACCGACTGCTCGGGACTGGCCTCCTGGGTGTCCAATGTGGCCACTGGACGGCCTGCTTTCGGCAGCCGGTTCCACACCGGCAACGAGGAATCCGCCCTCCTCGCCCGCGGATTCCACTACGGAACGGCCCCCAATTCCCTGGTGATCGGCTGGAACGGCAGCCACACCGCAGTCACGCTGCCCGACGGCACCCCCGTTTCCAGTGGTGAGGGCGGCGGCGTGCGCGTCGGCGGCGGCGGCGCCTACCAGCCGCAGTTCACCCACCACATGTACCTGCCGATGCCCGCCGAGGACATGCAGGATCCGCTCGCGCCACCGGCGCCGGATGCTCCCCCGCCGGCTCCGGACGCACCGGTGTTCGTCGATGCGATCAACGCACCGCCACCGCCGGCCGAGGTTCCTCCGCCGGCCCCCGAGATCGTGCCGGTCAGCGCCGATATCGCCCCTCCTCCAGGGGATTCCGTTCCGCAACCCGCATAG
- a CDS encoding AMP-binding protein, which produces MRTAQRDAELATRAYASGSWVHDTLADALAAAARDTPRREVLVDGPVRLDCATLHDRASRLAGVMLTRIPAGSVVSFMLPNWHEAAIVYHAATAAGMVVNPILPSLRDHELAFILADADVRMIFVPGDIGGHDYAAMLQRVTATLPDPPVVIVVRGDPLSGQLAFDSLPSRPASAAAPTLDPDAVRMILYTSGTTGHPKGVLHSHNSIHALIRQIGGHWLIDPGSAFLVPSPIAHIGGSIYAFECPVLLGTTAVLMDRWNSDDAVALLSAEHCTHIAGATPFLQAILGAAQRANTRLPDLRVFICGGASVPPQLIRTAADYFEQAMVTRVYGSTEVPVTTIGAPDDRDHAADTDGRPGIADVTIVDGEIRARGPQMLLGYLHPDDDTDAFDADGYFRTGDLGHWVDGRYLVVTGRAKDIVIRNGENIAPKEVEDLLLGHPGISEIAIVGVPDPRTGERACAVIVTDRAPGPDVGDLRDYLQAAGVAKFKWPEQVVIWDALPKNDAGKVLKHRIRARLVESE; this is translated from the coding sequence GTGCGCACCGCGCAGCGTGACGCCGAATTGGCCACCCGGGCCTACGCTTCCGGATCGTGGGTGCACGACACCCTGGCGGACGCGTTGGCCGCCGCCGCCCGCGACACCCCACGGCGGGAGGTCCTCGTCGACGGCCCGGTGCGCCTCGACTGCGCAACGCTTCACGATCGGGCGAGCCGGCTGGCCGGCGTGATGCTGACCCGGATCCCCGCCGGGAGCGTGGTGTCGTTCATGTTGCCCAACTGGCATGAAGCGGCGATCGTCTACCACGCAGCGACGGCGGCCGGCATGGTGGTCAATCCGATTCTGCCGTCGCTGCGTGACCACGAGCTGGCGTTCATCCTGGCTGACGCCGATGTGCGAATGATCTTCGTCCCCGGCGACATCGGCGGTCACGACTACGCGGCGATGCTCCAGCGGGTCACCGCGACGCTGCCCGATCCACCGGTTGTCATCGTGGTCCGCGGCGACCCGCTGTCCGGACAGCTCGCATTCGACTCGCTGCCGAGCCGGCCGGCTTCGGCCGCGGCTCCGACTCTGGACCCCGACGCCGTCCGGATGATCCTCTACACCTCCGGCACCACCGGACACCCCAAAGGTGTTCTTCACAGCCATAATTCGATTCACGCCTTGATTCGCCAGATCGGCGGGCACTGGCTGATCGACCCTGGGTCGGCATTCCTGGTTCCCTCCCCCATCGCCCACATCGGTGGGTCGATTTATGCGTTCGAATGCCCAGTCCTGCTGGGAACCACCGCGGTGCTGATGGATCGGTGGAACTCCGACGACGCGGTCGCACTGCTGAGCGCCGAACACTGCACGCACATCGCCGGCGCGACGCCGTTCCTGCAGGCGATTCTCGGCGCCGCCCAACGCGCGAACACCCGGTTGCCGGACCTGCGGGTGTTCATCTGCGGCGGTGCCTCGGTCCCGCCGCAGCTGATCCGCACTGCGGCCGACTATTTCGAGCAGGCGATGGTCACCCGGGTGTACGGCTCCACCGAGGTGCCGGTCACGACGATCGGCGCTCCCGACGATCGCGACCACGCCGCCGACACCGACGGCCGACCCGGCATCGCCGACGTCACGATCGTGGACGGTGAAATCCGGGCACGCGGCCCGCAGATGCTGCTGGGTTACCTGCACCCGGACGACGACACCGACGCCTTCGATGCCGACGGCTACTTCCGCACCGGCGACCTCGGTCACTGGGTGGACGGCCGCTATCTCGTCGTCACGGGCCGGGCCAAGGACATCGTGATCCGCAACGGCGAGAACATCGCGCCCAAGGAGGTCGAGGATCTGCTGCTCGGCCACCCCGGCATCAGCGAGATCGCGATCGTCGGGGTGCCCGATCCGCGCACCGGGGAGCGCGCCTGCGCGGTGATCGTCACCGACCGGGCACCGGGACCAGACGTCGGCGATCTGCGCGACTACCTGCAGGCCGCCGGTGTCGCGAAGTTCAAATGGCCCGAGCAGGTCGTGATCTGGGACGCGCTGCCCAAGAACGACGCCGGAAAAGTACTCAAACACCGGATCCGAGCGAGATTGGTCGAAAGCGAATGA
- a CDS encoding enoyl-CoA hydratase — protein MSTDYRFLTYEELDDGRIVRIMLNRPEARNAQNRGLLVELNQAFLRAEADDTVRVVILGGHGPMFSSGHDLGSAVSRAEYTPGPDQHPSFQGLGANREGAEKLMLQEWHHFFANTRRWRDLRKITVAQVHGDVYAAALMLMWACDLIVAAEGTRFADVVGTRLGMCGVEYFAHPWEFGPRKTKELMLTGDAMEVDEAYQLGMISKVFPQDELADKTLEFARRIAEVPTMAALLAKEAVNQTQDNMGFYNALNACFTLHQLNHSHWAQVHEEGWPVGLESDGLPNWKTAPPTVPAVKDQVRAEG, from the coding sequence ATGTCCACCGATTACCGCTTCCTGACCTACGAAGAGCTCGATGACGGCCGCATCGTCCGCATCATGCTCAACCGGCCTGAGGCGCGCAACGCGCAGAACCGCGGCCTGCTGGTCGAGCTCAACCAGGCGTTCCTGCGCGCTGAGGCCGACGACACGGTTCGGGTGGTCATCCTGGGCGGTCATGGCCCGATGTTCTCCTCCGGTCACGACCTCGGGTCGGCGGTGTCGCGGGCCGAATACACCCCCGGGCCGGACCAGCACCCGAGTTTCCAGGGCCTGGGCGCCAATCGGGAGGGCGCGGAGAAGCTGATGCTGCAGGAGTGGCACCACTTCTTCGCCAATACCCGCCGCTGGCGCGATCTGCGCAAGATCACCGTCGCCCAGGTGCACGGTGACGTCTACGCGGCGGCGCTGATGCTGATGTGGGCCTGCGATTTGATCGTGGCGGCCGAAGGCACCCGGTTCGCGGATGTGGTGGGCACCCGGCTGGGCATGTGCGGGGTCGAATACTTCGCCCATCCGTGGGAGTTCGGGCCGCGCAAGACCAAGGAGCTGATGCTCACCGGTGACGCCATGGAGGTCGACGAGGCCTATCAGCTGGGCATGATCTCGAAGGTCTTCCCCCAAGACGAGCTCGCGGACAAGACGCTGGAATTCGCGCGCCGGATCGCCGAGGTGCCCACGATGGCGGCGCTGCTGGCCAAAGAAGCGGTCAATCAGACGCAAGACAACATGGGCTTCTACAACGCGCTGAACGCCTGCTTCACGCTGCACCAGCTCAATCACTCGCATTGGGCACAGGTCCACGAGGAGGGCTGGCCGGTGGGTCTGGAGTCCGATGGTCTGCCGAACTGGAAGACCGCCCCGCCGACCGTGCCCGCGGTCAAGGACCAGGTCCGCGCCGAAGGCTGA
- a CDS encoding SDR family oxidoreductase, with translation MADLLRLDGRIVVVSGAGGGGIGTAVTDMAARAGATVVAVSRSQDNLDTHIGPLIADGLPIVPVTADAATDDGIAAVLAVVRRTEGRLHGLVNVAGGAAPSTWMPATRVSREDWRNLFTANLETMFFMSQAVAAEIRAAGGPGSIVSVSSISGMNTAPFHIAYGTAKAAIVAATRTLAVELAPDEIRVNAVAPGVTETAASRTYVDADPERDRAAIAMGRRAQPEEQAGAILFLLSDLAGYITGQTLLVDGGLDLRWSHLRADNTSLFLADDDFRREISRP, from the coding sequence ATGGCGGATCTCCTCAGGCTCGACGGCCGCATCGTGGTGGTGTCGGGCGCCGGCGGCGGCGGCATCGGAACCGCCGTCACCGACATGGCCGCACGGGCCGGCGCGACCGTCGTCGCCGTCAGTCGCTCACAGGACAACCTCGACACCCACATCGGCCCGCTGATCGCCGACGGACTGCCGATCGTGCCGGTGACGGCGGACGCCGCGACCGACGACGGGATCGCTGCCGTGCTGGCCGTGGTGCGCCGCACCGAGGGGCGACTGCACGGCCTGGTCAACGTTGCCGGCGGCGCCGCGCCCTCGACATGGATGCCCGCCACCCGGGTCAGCCGTGAGGACTGGCGAAACCTGTTCACCGCCAACCTCGAGACGATGTTCTTCATGAGCCAGGCGGTGGCCGCCGAGATCCGGGCGGCCGGCGGGCCCGGTTCGATCGTGTCGGTCTCCTCGATCAGCGGGATGAACACCGCGCCCTTCCACATCGCCTACGGCACGGCCAAAGCCGCGATCGTCGCGGCCACCCGCACCCTCGCGGTCGAACTCGCACCCGACGAGATCCGGGTCAATGCGGTGGCGCCCGGAGTCACCGAGACCGCGGCGTCGCGTACCTATGTCGACGCCGATCCGGAACGGGATCGAGCGGCGATCGCGATGGGACGGCGGGCACAACCGGAAGAACAGGCCGGCGCCATCCTGTTCCTGCTCTCGGACCTCGCCGGCTACATCACCGGCCAGACCCTGCTCGTCGACGGTGGTCTGGACCTGCGATGGAGCCATCTGCGCGCCGACAACACCTCGCTGTTCCTCGCCGACGACGACTTTCGCCGCGAGATCAGCAGGCCCTGA
- a CDS encoding SDR family oxidoreductase has product MSDFQVAVVTGASSGIGFACATTLAAAGMAVLGTGRDAGRLTALEDAVGAPDRVATLAVDLTDDDAPQRIVEEAVSRWGHIDFLVNNAGVGSPKPLHETDDETLDYFLGVMLRSPFRLAREAIPHMRPGSAIINVTSTFAVVGGLRGGAYSAAKGGLTALTLHIACQYGAQGIRSNAVAPGVTVTPMVEHRLDDPGFRKMQTEMTPHTRLGRVEDIAGTVAFLCSPAGSFINGQTIVVDGGWSSTKYLSDFALTSEWVAR; this is encoded by the coding sequence ATGAGTGACTTCCAGGTAGCGGTAGTGACCGGCGCCAGCAGCGGCATCGGATTCGCCTGCGCCACAACACTCGCCGCGGCGGGGATGGCCGTCCTCGGTACCGGCCGCGACGCGGGACGGCTGACTGCGTTGGAGGACGCCGTCGGTGCCCCCGACCGGGTCGCCACCCTGGCCGTCGACCTCACCGACGACGACGCACCGCAGCGGATCGTCGAGGAAGCGGTCTCCCGGTGGGGACACATCGACTTCCTGGTCAACAACGCGGGCGTCGGCAGCCCCAAACCACTGCACGAAACCGACGACGAGACACTGGATTACTTCCTCGGCGTCATGCTGCGCTCTCCGTTCCGGCTCGCCCGTGAGGCGATCCCGCACATGCGCCCGGGCTCGGCGATCATCAACGTCACCTCGACCTTCGCGGTGGTCGGCGGTCTGCGCGGCGGTGCCTACTCCGCAGCCAAGGGCGGCCTGACCGCACTGACTCTGCACATCGCGTGCCAGTATGGCGCACAAGGAATTCGCAGCAATGCCGTGGCGCCGGGCGTCACGGTCACCCCGATGGTGGAGCACCGTCTGGACGATCCCGGCTTCCGGAAGATGCAGACGGAGATGACACCGCACACCCGACTCGGACGGGTCGAGGACATCGCCGGCACGGTGGCGTTCCTGTGCTCCCCCGCAGGAAGTTTCATCAACGGCCAGACCATCGTGGTCGACGGCGGTTGGAGCTCGACCAAGTATCTGTCGGACTTCGCCCTGACCTCGGAGTGGGTCGCTCGGTGA
- a CDS encoding SMP-30/gluconolactonase/LRE family protein, with translation MLQQNGRFTLVQPPVVAEGWTIERRTAPSRLFGANGLRTGPDGRVYIAQVTGSQISALDIGTGSLDTISAKGGDIIAPDDVAFDDAGNLYATEVMDGRVSMRAVDGTTRVLRDDLPCANGITVHRGRLFIGECREGGRLLELDPAGGPPRILLENVPSPNAMEVGPDGLLYFPVMGANEIWRIDPDGGGPDVVAGGLGVPDAVKFDANGNLVSTQVHSGQVLQIDPRTGQQTVLANLSPGLDNLTFVGNRMFVSNFTGEITEILDGLQTRTALPGGLNWPLDLTVGPDGVVYIADGTYFYALRADGTLETLGMLFSPGYPGFIRGVTATGPGEYVVTTSGGQVARFRPADGESDFLADGLDQLYGVAVGARGIVAVEQGTGRLVSADAGRTEVLATGLDTPVGVTFGPDGSPLVSERGRVVRVDGGTIDPVVDGLGCPQGILVDGNRLYIVDTDTKSLLEVDLDSGSRTTIASGLPVGAPPGVTPKPLRGMPPFSGPQGPFAGIAAAPDGTVYVSADADGSVLALRRRS, from the coding sequence ATGCTGCAGCAGAACGGCCGCTTCACCCTCGTCCAACCCCCGGTGGTGGCCGAGGGCTGGACCATCGAGCGCCGGACCGCGCCCAGCCGGCTGTTCGGCGCCAACGGTCTGCGGACCGGTCCGGACGGTCGGGTGTACATCGCTCAGGTGACCGGCAGCCAGATCAGCGCCCTGGACATCGGGACCGGATCACTCGACACGATCAGCGCCAAGGGCGGCGACATCATCGCCCCGGACGACGTCGCGTTCGACGATGCCGGGAACCTGTATGCCACCGAGGTGATGGACGGGCGGGTCAGCATGCGGGCCGTCGACGGCACCACCCGGGTGCTGCGCGACGATCTGCCGTGCGCCAACGGCATCACCGTGCACCGCGGCCGGCTCTTCATCGGTGAATGCCGCGAGGGTGGCCGCCTCCTCGAGCTCGATCCGGCCGGCGGCCCGCCGCGCATCCTGTTGGAGAACGTGCCCTCACCGAACGCGATGGAGGTCGGACCCGACGGGCTGCTGTACTTCCCGGTGATGGGGGCCAACGAGATCTGGCGCATCGATCCGGATGGCGGCGGCCCCGACGTGGTGGCCGGCGGCCTGGGCGTGCCCGATGCGGTCAAGTTCGACGCGAACGGGAATCTGGTCTCCACCCAGGTACACAGCGGCCAGGTGCTGCAGATCGATCCGCGCACCGGGCAGCAGACGGTGCTGGCCAATCTCAGTCCCGGACTGGACAACCTCACCTTCGTGGGGAACAGAATGTTCGTCTCCAACTTCACCGGTGAGATCACCGAGATCCTCGACGGACTGCAGACCCGCACCGCGTTGCCCGGCGGGCTGAACTGGCCGCTGGATCTCACGGTCGGCCCCGACGGCGTGGTGTACATCGCTGACGGCACCTACTTCTATGCGCTGCGCGCCGACGGCACCCTCGAGACCCTGGGCATGCTGTTCAGCCCGGGCTACCCCGGTTTCATTCGGGGGGTCACCGCGACAGGGCCGGGCGAATACGTGGTGACGACCTCAGGCGGGCAGGTCGCCCGGTTCCGCCCCGCCGACGGCGAAAGCGATTTTCTGGCAGACGGATTGGACCAGCTCTACGGGGTGGCCGTCGGAGCGCGCGGCATAGTCGCCGTCGAGCAGGGCACCGGGCGGCTGGTGTCGGCGGACGCCGGTCGCACCGAGGTACTGGCAACCGGACTGGACACCCCGGTCGGGGTGACCTTCGGGCCCGACGGCAGCCCGCTGGTCAGCGAACGCGGCCGGGTGGTCAGGGTCGACGGCGGCACGATCGACCCGGTGGTGGACGGATTGGGTTGTCCGCAGGGCATTCTGGTGGACGGTAACCGGCTCTACATCGTCGACACCGACACCAAGTCGCTGCTCGAAGTCGATCTGGACAGCGGATCCCGCACCACGATCGCCTCGGGTCTTCCGGTCGGCGCCCCGCCCGGCGTCACCCCCAAGCCGCTGCGCGGCATGCCACCGTTCTCGGGTCCCCAGGGGCCCTTCGCCGGGATCGCCGCCGCGCCGGACGGCACCGTGTACGTCTCGGCGGATGCCGACGGCAGTGTCCTGGCCCTGCGCCGGAGGAGCTGA
- a CDS encoding GntR family transcriptional regulator, whose product MPHPESGDHRYIQVARTLRKEIVDGVYPVGSQLPTEHELCQRFSVSRYTVREALRRLREDNLVSSRPRAGTMVVPRPSAHAYVQDVVSINDLLAFATGARFAIESIAMVTIDDELEHRTGLAAGDEWLAVRGFRGADGADAPVCRTEYYINRAFAAVGRMLQNHSGPIFPLIEDLFGLSIVEVRQEISAVQVGLELAGRLKVEPGTPALEMQRTYITSDGEIAQVTVNTHPASRFRHSMTMRRVKG is encoded by the coding sequence ATGCCGCATCCCGAGTCCGGCGACCACCGCTACATCCAGGTGGCCCGCACGCTGCGCAAGGAGATCGTGGACGGGGTGTACCCCGTCGGTTCTCAGCTGCCCACCGAACACGAACTGTGTCAGCGATTTTCGGTCAGCCGATATACGGTGCGCGAAGCCTTGCGACGGCTGCGCGAGGACAACCTGGTGTCGTCCCGGCCGCGGGCAGGCACGATGGTGGTGCCGCGGCCGTCGGCGCACGCCTACGTCCAGGATGTGGTGTCCATCAACGATCTGCTGGCATTCGCGACCGGTGCCCGGTTCGCCATCGAATCGATCGCCATGGTCACGATCGACGACGAACTCGAGCACCGGACAGGGCTGGCGGCCGGCGACGAATGGCTGGCGGTGCGGGGATTCCGCGGCGCTGACGGGGCAGACGCCCCGGTCTGTCGGACCGAGTACTACATCAACCGGGCATTCGCGGCGGTGGGCCGGATGTTGCAGAACCACAGCGGGCCGATCTTCCCGCTCATCGAGGACCTGTTCGGGCTCAGCATCGTCGAAGTGCGGCAAGAGATCTCCGCGGTCCAGGTCGGCCTCGAACTGGCCGGACGGCTCAAGGTCGAACCGGGCACACCCGCCCTCGAGATGCAGCGCACCTACATCACGTCCGATGGCGAGATCGCCCAGGTCACCGTCAACACCCACCCGGCCTCGCGATTCCGCCATTCGATGACGATGCGACGGGTGAAGGGCTGA